ATATCACCGGCCCGTTCCTTTACCGCCTCCGGCAGGCGTCCTGCCGCCTCGCCGACGATCTCGAGATTGCGCACCACTGCATCCTGGGTCTTCCGGTCCCGTGTGAAGACGTCATAACTCATCGAAACCGTGTATTCCCGGATCTGGCCGATGGCCTCCAGGATGTCGTCTATATACAGGCGGGGATCC
The genomic region above belongs to Deltaproteobacteria bacterium and contains:
- a CDS encoding DUF86 domain-containing protein, which codes for MRRDPRLYIDDILEAIGQIREYTVSMSYDVFTRDRKTQDAVVRNLEIVGEAAGRLPEAVKERAGDIEWRKIVGLRNILAHEYFGVSLPVVWDVVQNKLDALETACRRLLKDEKPGSKEQE